The window CGCGGTCGCACGAACTCCAGGGTCTTCTCGTCGACGTCCATCAGCCCCGTCTTCGCCCCGGCCTCGATGGCCATGTTGGTGATGGTGAAGCGGGCATCCATGCTGAGCTGCGAAATGACGGGGCCGGTGAAATACATCGCCATATAAAGCGCCCCATCCACCCCGATGCGGCCGATGGTGTGGAGGATGAGGTCCTTGGCCGTCACCCACGGGCGCAGGGTCCCGTGGTAGAACAGCTTCATGGTGGGAGGAACCTTCAGCCACAGCCGCCCCGTCGCCATGGCGACGGCGGCGTCGGTGGAGCCTACCCCGGTGGCGAAGGCGCCCAGGGCTCCGTAGGTGCAGGTGTGGGAGTCCGCCCCGATGATGATCTCGCCGGGCAGCACCAGGCCCTGCTCCGGGAGCACGATGTGCTCGATGCCTCCGTCCCGCCCTCCTTCGAAATAGAGGATCCCCTTCCGGCGGGCCCAGGTGCGCACCGCCTGACACTGCTCGGCCGCCTTGATGTTCGGGGGAGGCACGAAGTGATCGGCCACGAAGGCCACCCGCTCCCGGTCGAAGACCCCCTCGACCTCCAGCTTCTCGAACTCCCGGATGGCCAGGGCCGCCGTGATGTCGTTGGCCATCACGAAGTCCACCCGCACCTCCACCAGCTCCCCAGGCTCCACGCGGTCCACCCCGGCGTGGGCGGCGATGATCTTCTCGGCCATGGTCATGCCCATCGTGACCCCTCCGTTTGTGGAAGTGTGAAGATCGTTGAGGCTCTCAGGGCACAGGGACGGAGAGCTCCACGCGGGCGCCCTGGGGGGCGCGCGCCAGCCGAAGCAGGGCGTTGAGGTAGGCCTTGGCCGCCGCCACCACGATATCCGTGTCCGCCCCGAAGCCCCCGGCCAGCTCCCCGCTCTGAGGATCCTCGGCCTGCACGAACACCCGGCCCATGGCGTCGCGCCCGGGGGTCACCGCGTGGACGTTGAACTCCAGCAACCGGGCCTGCACCCCCAGGGCCGCCTCGATGGCCCGGTAGGCCGCATCCACCGGCCCGTTCCCCGTCCCCGTGCCCAGGCGGACCTCGCCGTCGGGCCCGATCAGGCGCACGGTAGCGGTGGCGATGGCCGGCGTGCCGCACATCACCTGTAGCGTGTCCAGCCGCCAGGTCTGGCCGCTGCTCTGGGTGAAATCCGCCATCAGCGCTTCCAGGTCGAAGTCCGTGACGTATTTCTTGCGGTCGCAGAGGGCCTTGAAGCGGCGGAAGGCCTCCTCGAAGGCCTCGGGGGAGAGGTGATAGCCCATCTGCTCCAGGCGGACCCGGAAGGCGTGCCGGCCGGAGTGCTTGCCCAGGACCAGCCGGGACTCCGGAACACCCACGGTCTCGGGCCGCATGATCTCGTAGGTCAGCGGGTTCTTGAGCATCCCGTCCTGGTGGATGCCGGCCTCGTGGGCGAAGGCGTTGGCCCCCACGATGGCCTTGTTGGGCTGGACGGGGATGCCGGTGAGGGCGCTCACCAGGCGGCTGGTGCGGTAGATCTGAGTGGTGTCGATATAGGTGCGCACCCCGAAGAGGTCGCGCCGGGTGTGCAGGGCCATGACCACCTCTTCCAGGGCTGTGTTGCCGGCCCGCTCGCCGATGCCGTTGACGGTGACCTCCACCTGGCGGGCGCCGTTGCGGATGGCGGCCAGGGTGTTGGCCGTGGCCAGGCCCAGGTCGTTGTGGCAGTGGGCGGAAAGGATCACCCGCTCCACCCCGGGGACCCGCCGGCGGATCTCGGCGAAGAGGCTCCCGAACTCCTCGGGGGTGGTGTAGCCGACCGTGTCGGGGATGTTCAGGGTGGTGGCCCCCGCCTCCACCGCCGCCGTCAGGGCCTGCATCAGGAAATCGCGGTCGGTGCGCCCGGCATCCTCCGGGGAGAACTCCACGTCCTCACAGAAGCGGCGGGCGTAAGCGACCATCTCGCGGATCCGGGCCAGGCATTCCTCCCGGGTCATGCGGAGCTTGTATTGCAGGTGGATGTCGGAGGTGGCCAGGAAGACGTGGATGCGAGGGCGGGGGGCCTCCCGCACCGCCTCCCAGCAGGCGTCGATGTCTTCTTTGTTGGCGCGGGCCAGCCCGGCGATCACCGGCGGGCCGTTGGGGCGGTCCTTCCCCAGCGGCCCGATCTCCCGAGCGATGCGGCGCACCGCCTCGAAGTCCCCCGGCGAGGCGATGGGGAAGCCGGCCTCGATGATGTCCACCCCCAGGCGAACCAGCTGGCGGGCGATCTCCAGCTTCTCCTCCACCGTGAGGGTGGCGCCGGGGGATTGCTCCCCATCCCGCAGGGTGGTGTCGAAGATCCGAACGACATCCGGCTCCATAGGCCCCTCCTTATCCGGCCGGGACTTCCTTGGGGTTGAGCCAGGGCATCATCGCCCGCAATTGACGGCCCACTTCCTCGATGGGATGCTTGCGCTCTTCCTCCCGCTTGGCGTTGAACCAGGGGCGGCCTTTGGCGTTCTCCTCGATCCACTCCTCGGCGAAGGCCCCGCTGCGGATCTCCTCCAGGATCTGCTTCATGGTGGCCCGCACGTGGTCATCGATCACGCGGGGACCGCTTCGGTAGTCCCCATATTCCGCGGTGTCGCTCACCGAGTAACGCATATACGAAAGGCCGCCCTGATACATGAGGTCTACGATCAGCTTGAGCTCGTGCAGGCACTCGAAGTAGGCGATCTCCGGCTGATAACCGGCTTCGATCAGGGTCTCAAAGGCCGCTTTGATCAGGTGGCTGACCCCGCCGCACAGCACGACCTGCTCCCCGAAGAGGTCCGTCTCCGTTTCTTCAGCGAAGGTGGTTTCGAGCACCCCCGCCCGGGTGCATCCGAGGCCCTTGGCGTAGGCCAGGGCGTTGGCCAGCGCCTGGCCCGTTGCGTCCTGGTGCACCGCCACCAGGGCCGGCACGCCGCCGCCCTCCCGGAAGACCTCCCGCATGCGGTGGCCGGGGGATTTCGGGGCCACCATGCTCACGTCCACGTCGGGCGGGGGGACGATCTGGCCGAAGCGGATGTTGAAGCCATGGGCGAACATCAACGTCTTGCCCGGAGCCAGGTGCGGCGCCACCGCCTCCCGGTAGAGGGCCGGCTGGGCGGGGTCCGGCACCAGCATCATGATGACGTCCGACCGACGCACCGCCTCCGGGACCTCATAAACCGGGAAGCCGTCCGCCTGGGCCTTCTCCCAGGATTTGCTGCCCCGGTAGAGGCCCACACAGACATCGCAGCCGCTGTCCCGCAGGTTCTGGGCGTGGGCGTGGCCCTGGCTGCCGTAGCCGAGGATCGCGATCCGCTTGCCATGCAGCCGGCTCAGATCGGCATCCGCATCGTAATAGATCCGCGCCATGGAACGCCTCCTCCTGAATCGGGATCAGGGATCCTGAGACATCAAGCCGCTTCCGCCATGCGAGCGGCGGGTGCGGCCTCCGCCTGGCCCCGGACCATCGCCATCGGGCCGGCTCGGATCACCTCGACCACACCGAACCGCTGGAGGCGGGCGATGCAGGAATCCACTTTCTCCGTCGATCCGGTGACCTCCACGATGAGGGTCTCGGGGCCGACGTCCACGATGCGGGCCCGGTAGAACTCGGCGAGCTGGGCGATCTCCACCCAGGTCTCCGTGGGGGCCCGCACCTTGACCAGGGCCATGTCGCGGACGACGATGGGGCGTTCCCCCCAATCCTCGATCGCCCGGACGCAAAGCAGCTTCTCCAGGTTGGCGCTCACCCGCTGAGGGTCCACCCGGTCAGGGTCCACGGGGATCAGCAGGCGCAACGTCTCCGGGTCCTCGGTGCGGCACACCGAGATGTCGCTCACCGGCAGGTGACGCCGGCGCAGCAGATGGAAGACCCGGTTCAGGCTCTCCACGGAGTTCTCAACCGTCACCGCCAGCCAGTGGGGCATCCCCGCCTCCTTTCGCCGCCAAGGATCGCTTATGGCACCGCCTTCACGCCGGGCTCGATCATCATATCGAACACGGTCATGCCCGAAGGGATCATGGGGAAGCAGTTCTCCTCGGGATCCACCCGGATGTCCACCACGACCGGCCGATCCGTGACCGCCAGGGCCTGGCGGATGGCGGGCTCCACCTGATCCGGCCGCTCCACGCGGATCCCCGCCGCGCCCACGGCCTCGGCCAGCCGGGCGAAGTCCGGGTTGGCCAGGTGGACAGCGGAGTAACGCCGGTTGTAGAACAGCTCCTGCCACTGTCGGACCATGCCCAGATACTGGTTGTTGATGATGAAGACTTTGATGGGCAGGCGCCACTCCACCGCCGTGATCAGCGCCTGGAAGGTCATCTGGAAGGAGCCGTCGCCGTTGATGTTGATCACCAGCCGATCAGGGCGGCCGAATTGAGCCCCCACGGCCGCCGGCAGGCTGAAGCCCATGGTCCCCAGGCCTCCCGAGGTGATGCAGGTGCGGGGCTCTGTCCAGTTGAAGAACTGGGCCGCCCACATCTGGTGCTGGCCCACGTCCAGGGTGACGATGGGCCGGTGCTCCCGGGTCAGCTCGTAGATCATCTGGATGGCGAACTGAGGCTTGATGACGTCGTCGCCCTGCCGGTAGCGCAGCGGGTAGCGAGCCTTCCAGTCCTGGATCTGACGCCACCAGGCCTCGGTGTCCGGCGGGCGAACGAAGGGGAGCAGGGCGCGGAGCACCTGCTTGGCATCCCCGATCAGGGCAAGGTCGGCCTTGCGGTTCTTGTTGATCTCCGCCGGGTCGATGTCGATGTGGATCACCCTGGCGTGGGGGGCGAAGGCCGAGAGCTTCCCCGTCACCCGATCGTCGAAGCGGGCGCCGACGGCGATGATCAGGTCGGAGAAGTTGATGGCGAAGTTGGCGTAGGCCGTGCCGTGCATCCCCAGCATCTTCAGGGAATAAGGGTGATCCTCCGGGAAGGCGCCCAGGCCCATCAGGGTGGTGGTCACCGGGATGCGCGCCTTCTCGGCCAGCGCGCGGATCTCAGGGGCAGCGCCCGAATGGATGGCTCCTCCTCCCACGTAGAGGATCGGCCGCTGGGACTGCGCGATCATATCGGCCGCCTGGCGCAGCAACGCCTCGTCCGGGAACGGGCGATGGGAGCGGGCGGGCCGGAAGGCCTCCGGATCTTCGAAGACGAACTCCGCCTCGGTGAGCAGGACGTCGCGGGGGAGGTCCACCAGGGTCGGGCCGGGGCGGCCCTCGGTCGCCAGCCGGAAGGCGGCGTGGATGGCCTCCAGGGCCTGGGCGGGCTTTTTCACCAGCCAGTTGTGCTTGGTGATGGACATGGTGAGGCCGATCACATCGGCCTCCTGGAAGGCGTCCCCGCCCATGAAGAACGTGGGGACCTGGCCGGTGATGGCCACCACCGGGGTGGAGTCCATCATGGCGTCGGTGAGGCCGGTGACCAGGTTGGTGGCGCCGGGGCCGGAGGTGGTGAAGCACACCCCGGGTTTGCCGGTGGCCCGGGCGTAGCCCTCGGCCATGTGAACGGCGCACTGCTCGTGGCGGACCAGGACGTGGCGGATCTGGGGATTGTCATAGAGCGCGTCGTACAGGGGCAGGGAGGCGCCGCCGGGGACCCCGAAGATCACCTCGACGCCTTCCCGGCGCAGGGCTTCCATCACCGCCCAGGCCGTCTTCATCCGGCGACGCTCCCGGCGGGCGGTGCGTGGAGGGGCTTGCGTCTGGATCATCGCTGGCGCGGCCATCGCGACCTCCTTTCGCAGGCTGGGAGATAAAACGGGAGGGGGCCTCCCGTTTGGGAAGCCCCCTCCGACCGGTCGGTGCAGATGTAGAAGATGCTCCGGGCTACCTGAGGGTGGTTCCCTCCCAAACGGGGTTCGCCCCTCCGAGGCGAAGGAGGCCCCGAAGGATAAGGACGATGACGATAAGGGAGAGAACCACCGAACTGAAGGCCATGCGCGACCGGCTCCACCGATCCGGGATTTGCCGCTTTTTATAGCACAGATCCCGCATTCTGTCAAGTCCCCCTGAGGCCGGGGGTGTGTCCCGATTTTGTCGGGCCTGGCCGCCTTGTAGGACAACTGCAAGCAGTTGTCCTACGATTTTGGGACACACCCAGGCCGGAGGTTCTGACCTGGGTGGGGACGGTGGGGAAGAGGAGGACATAGAAGGCGTCCCGCGCCGCGCCCACGATGGCCTGCGACTCCTGCATCGAATCGGAATTCACCTTGGCAAGGCTTGACCTTGATTCAGCGTGACTCGAAATCGTCGCTCCCTCCGCGCGGGTCAGCGCTTCCGCCGACGCCGCCCGTTGGGGGAAGCGGCGTTCCCGCGCAGAATGCGGCGCAGGAACTGGCCGGTGTAAGAAGCCTCCACACGGGCCACATCCTCCGGTGTCCCCTCGGCCACAATGTAGCCTCCTCCCTCGCCGCCCTCCGGGCCCAGGTCGATGATCCAGTCCGCCACCTTGATGACATCCAGGTGATGCTCGATGACGATGACGGTGTGTCCCTGGTCGACGAAGCGCTGGAGCACCTCGATGAGCCGGTGCACATCGGCGGCGTGCAGCCCCACCGTGGGCTCGTCCAGGATGTAGAGGGTGTGCCCGGAGGGGCGACGGGAGAGCTCCTTGGCCAGCTTCACCCGCTGGGCCTCGCCCCCCGAGAGGGTCGGCGCCGGCTGGCCCAGCCGGATATAGCCCAGCCCCACGTCCCGCAGCGTCTGGAGCTTGCGCTGGATGGCCGGGAAGGCCTCGAAGAACTCATAGGCCTCATCGACGGTCATGTTCAGCACGTCCGCGATGCTCTTCCCCTTGTAACGGACCTGGAGCGTCTCCTTATTGAAGCGGGCCCCCTTGCAGACCTCACAGGTCACGAAGACGTCCGGGAGGAACTGCATCTCGATCTGGATCTGGCCCTGGCCTTCGCACGCCTCGCAGCGGCCGCCCTTCACGTTAAAGGAGAAGCGGCCCGGCCCATACCCGCGCAGCTTGCTCTCGGGCAGGCTGGCGAAAAGGTCCCGGATATCCGTGAAAACCCCGGTGTAAGTGGCCGGGTTCGAACGGGGCGTCCGACCGATAGGGGATTGATCGATGTGGATGACCTTGTCGACGAATTCAACCCCCTCGATGGCCTCGTGGGCGCCCGCCGGCTCGCGGGCCCCGTGGAGGATCTGGGCCAGGCGCTTGTAGAGGATCTCCACCACCAGGGTGCTCTTGCCCGAGCCCGAGACCCCCGTCACGCAGATGAAGCAGCCCAGGGGGAAGCGGACGTCGATGTTCTTGAGGTTGTGCTCCCGAGCCCCCCGGACGACCAGGAAGCGCCCGTTCCCGGGACGCCGGCGGGCCGGGACCGGGATGGTCAGCCGTCCGGCCAGGTAGGCTCCGGTGAGGGAGCGGCGGTTGCGCATGATGGCCTCCACCGGACCCTCGGCCACCACGTAGCCCCCGTGCTCCCCCGCCCCCGGGCCCAGGTCGATCACCCAGTCGGCGGCCCGGATCATCGCCTCGTCGTGCTCCACCACCAGCACCGTGTTCCCCAGATCCCGCAGCCGCTTCAGGGTCCGGATCAGCCGCTCGTTGTCCCGCGGATGCAGGCCGATGCTCGGCTCGTCCAGGACATACAGCACGCCGGTGAGCTGGCTGCCGATCTGCGTGGCCAGGCGGATGCGCTGGGCTTCTCCTCCCGACAGGGTGGCCGTCGGCCGGTCCAGGGTCAGGTAGTCCAGGCCCACGTCCACCATGAAGCGCAGCCGGTTGTGTAGCTCCTGCAGGACCTGGGCGACGATGGCCCGCTGCCGTTCGGAGAGCAGGGGCGGTTGCCCGTCCTCCCCTCGCAGGGCTTCGACCCAGCGCATGGCCTCGGCCACCGACATGCGGGTGACCTCGTAGATGTTTTTACCGGCCACCGTCACCGCCAGGGCCTCCGGCCGCAGCCGCGCCCCGCCGCACGCCGGGCACGGCCGCTCGCTCATCCATCCCTCCACCCGCGCCCGGAAGTAGTCCGACGTGCTCTCCTCGTAGCGGCGGCGCAGGTTGGGGATCACTCCCTCGAAGGGCGCCTCGTAGACCCGCCAGCTTCCATCCCGGGCCTGGTAGCGAACGGGGATCCGCACGTCCTCCCCGGCCCCGTAGAGGAGCAGATGCAGCTGCTCGGGGGAGAGGGCGCGCACCGGGATGTCGGTGGGGATGCCGAAGGCCCGGCATGCGGCCTCCAGCAGCTGCCAGTAGTAGCCGCCTTCCTCCGCCCCGCCCCAGGCTATGATAGCCCCCTCGGCCAGGGAGAGGTCCTTGTTCGGGATCAGCAAGTCGGGGTCCAGCTCCAGCTGCACCCCCAGGCCCTCGCAGGTCGGGCAGGCGCCCTTGGGGCTGTTGAAGGAGAACAGGCGGGGCTCCAGCTCGGGCAGGCTGATGCTGCAGTAGGGGCAGGCGAAGTGCTCGCTGAACAGCAGATCCTCCGGCGGCTCCGCCGAGGCGTTGTGCACGATCACCAGGCCGTCCCCCAGCCGCAGGGCGGTCTCCACCGAATCCTGCAGGCGGGAGCGATCCGCCCCGTCCCGGCGCACGACCAGGCGGTCCACCACCGCCTCGATGTGATGGATCTTGTAGCGATCCAGCTCGATGGGCTCGTCCAGATCCCGGATGGCTCCATCCACGCGGGCGCGGACAAAACCCATGCGGCGGAGCTCTTCGAAGACGGGACCGTGATGGCCCTTGCGGCCCCGCACCACGGGGCCCAGGATCATGATGCGGGAGCCCTCGGGGAGGGAGAGGATGGCCTCGACGATCTGCTCGGGGCTCTGCTTCTGGACCTCCCGGCCGCAGCGGGGGCAGTGGGGGATCCCGGCGCGGGCGAAGAGCAGGCGGAGATAGTCGTAGACCTCCGTCACCGTTCCCACGGTGGAGCGGGGGTTGTGGGAGGCCCCCCGCTGGTCGATGGAGATGGCCGGGGAGAGCCCCTCGATCTGGTCCACATCCGGCTTCTCCATCAGCCCCAGGAACTGGCGGGCGTAGGCGGAGAGGGACTCCACGTAGCGTCGCTGGCCCTCGGCGTAGAGGGTGTCGAAGGCCAGGCTGGATTTGCCGGAGCCGGAGAGGCCGGTGATGACGACGAGCTTCTCCCGCGGGATCTCCACGGTGATGTTCTTGAGGTTGTGCTCTCGGGCGCCCCGAACGATGATCTTCCCCTTCGCCATCGCCGTCCATCGCTTCCTTAGATCTGGAGCCGATTTCTCAGCATAGCACGCCCTTCCGGTCCCTTCAATCTCCCATGGGACCGTGGAACGGAAAAGGGGGGACGCGCCGGCGCGTCCCCCCTGGAGGGTAGGGGCCCGGGGTCCCCGAAGGCGCAGGCCTTCCTCTCAGCGGGGCTCCGGCTGGCCCAGCAGCGCGCGGACCGCCTCGAGGGCGGCGTCGTAGTTGGGGTGCTGGGCGATCTCGGGGACATACTCAACGTAGCGGATCGTCCCGTCGCGGTCCAGGACGAAGACCGCGCGCTGCTCCAGGCGGAGCTCCTTGACCCAGGTCCCGTAGGCCTGGCCGAAGGCCATCTCCCGATGATCGGAGGCCAGGAGGACGTGCTGGGCGTTGGCCTCGGCGGCCCAGCGGCGCTGGGCGAAGGGGAGATCCGCGCTGACCGTGATGAGGACCACCTCGTCCCCGAAGCGGGCCACCTCCTGATCGAAGCGGCGCGTCTGGGCGTCGCACACCCCGGTGTCCAGGGAGGGCACCACGCTGAGGATGCGGATCTTGCCATCGGTGCTGCGGATGCGGAAGGGGCTCAGATCGGGGGCCACCAGCTCCACATCGGGGGCGACGTCGCCCACCCGGAGGGGCTCCCCGATCACCGTCAAGGGCTTGCCGCGGAAAGTCACCGCCCCGAAGCGCTCCACCGTCATCCACCACCTCCTGGAGGGTTCAGGATGGACCCGGGCGCTCCCGGATGGGTCCGGAACCCGTCACGGGATCCCCGGGTTTCGGATCGCAAGGCTCATTCTAATTCGTGCGGCGAAGGCGGTCCACTCTTACAGGAGGCGCAGGAAGCCTTCCATGTCGACGGAATGTCCTGTTCGCCCTCCAGACGTTGCGCTCCGGCTTAGATCTGCAAGCCCAAGGTGCATCGGCGTCGCGCCGATGATCCACCCAAACATAGGACTTGCCCCGAGCATCCCGCGCTTCAGCTGTTAGATGCATCATCGATTCTTGTTTTTCCGACAGAATTTTAACTTTCTCCTAACATATTCGTTTTAGCATGAGTTAAATCGTGCCCTCTTCTCCGCTTACCGATCCGCATTTTCGGCCTGAGGATCGTCGTCTCCGAGGGCAGGGGATGCTCCGGGAGCCGATCCTGACCTGGAGATCTCTCGGCGCTATGGGGGAGAAGCCAGGCGCCTGACCGGTAGGGCCATCCTCAGCCGATCCTTTGATTGCGAACCTGGAGGGAATCTATGGGTCATCCACACCGATGGGCTCGGGCGCTCTGGGGCTTCCGAGGGCCGGCGCGCGGGATCCTCTCGCTCTTGCTTGCGTTTCTCGCCCTGGGCGGGGGAGCCTTGCAGGCCCGGGCGGACCATGACGGCAATCCCGAGATCCGCGACATCGCTCTGGCGGTCCCCCAAACCCATGCCCTCTGCCCGAACGGCTCGGATTTCGATACGATCGCTGTGAGCAACGTGGGCAGCCGCTGGCTCCGCGGCTTCGTGCAGCTGGACTTCGTGATCCCCAACGGCGGGGGCCGCCAGATGGCCCAGCGCTGGGAGGTCCTTCAGGGCGGAGACTATACGCTGCAGGTGATCTACCCGGCCTGGGAAGCCTGGCCCGCCGGGTTCTTCGAGATGCACGTGGATCTGGCCCTGGAGGTCTACCCCACCGAAGCCGACGCCCGGGCCGGAACGAACCTCCTGGGAGTGATCGGTCCCGGCCACCCATGGGATATCTTCTGCCTCGCCGGGCAACCCGCTCCCTCCCCCACGCCCACGGCCACCGCAACGCCCATGGCGCCTCCCACCGGAACGCCCACATCGACACCCGCCCCGCCCACACCGACGCCTCCGATGCCCTCCATCGGAACCCCGACGCCCACCGCCCCGGTTCCCGCCACGGCCGTCCCTCCCTTGCCCATGCCGCTTTCCCCCACCCCGCGCCCCACGGAGCCGCTGGATGGGGAGCTGCTGGGACCCACCGGGGGATCCGGGGAGTCTTCCCGCTCGGTTCCGACGGCCATCGTCCTGGGGATCGCCGGCGGCCTCCTGATCCTTGGGTTGCGCTCCCGCTCGTGGGCCCGGCGATAGGCGCTTCATCCGGCCACCGGGGAGGATGCCGGATGCCCGGCCGGGAGTGGGGAGCATGGGCCCTGGCGCTGACGCTGATCCTCGGGCCGTTGCCCGGCTCCATCCGGGATCCGTGTTGCTCGGGGGTGCTGCCGGGGATGGCGAAGGCGAGCCAGGAGGGATCCGCACCGCTTGCCGGCGTGCCGGCGTCGGAGGTCGGGCCCGCTCCATCCCCGATGTCCTTGTCCTGGTGGACAGCGTGGCCACAAGCACCGACGTTTTCGCCTCCGGAGACGCCGGCCCGTGGAGTTCCCTTGCGGATCACGGTCCCCGCCATCGGCCTGGACGCGCCCGTGCGGGTTGCGCCGTCGCGGATCGTCCTTATAGCGGGGCGCCGCTACCGGGAATGGCTCGCCCCCGACGCGCCGGCGGCCGGCTGGATCCCGACCTCGGCCCGGGTCGGGGAGATCGGGAACCTGGTGCTCAACGGGCACCACAATATCGCCGGCGCGGTCTTCCGCCATCTGGTCGATCTTCCCCTCGGGGCGCGCATCCGGATCGATGCGGTCGGCGGCGCGCGAGAATATGAGATCATCGAACGCCGCATCCTCCCGGAGCGGGACCAGCCGCTCGCGGTCCGGGAGTCCAACGCCCGCTGGATCCAGGCGACGGCCGAGGAGCGGCTGACCCTCGTCACCTGCTGGCCGCCGTGGAGCAACTCCCACCGCCTGATCCTCATCGCCCATCCTCTCCCCTCCTCCGGGCCCCACGGGGTCTGGCTTGCCCCGTAGCGGTGAACTCCCGGCTCCCCCTTGCGTTACAATGGAAACGGGGATCCATCCCATCGGGCGAGGCGGACCATGGGACGCAAGATCCGCGTGTTGATCGCCAAGCCGGGGCTGGACGGGCATGATCGGGGGGCCAAGGTGGTCGCCCGGGCCCTCCGGGACGCAGGGTTCGAGGTCATTTACACCGGGTTGCGCCAGACCCCCGAGATGATCGCCGAGGCCGCCCTGCAGGAGGACGTGGATGTGGTCGGCCTCTCGATCCTCTCCGGCGCCCATATGACGTTGCTCCCCCGTGTGGTGGAAGAGCTCCGCAAGCGCGGCCTGGACGATGTGCTGGTCATCGCCGGGGGCATCATCCCGGAGGAAGATGTGCCGGCCCTCAAGGCCGCCGGCATCCACGAGGTATTCGGGCCGGGGACCAGCACCGAGGCCATCGTGCGGTTCATCTGCGATCACTTCGGCATCCGGCCAGAGGATCTGAAGGCGGCCGGAGAGCCGGTGGCACCCTGAGCAGGAGCGAAGCCTTCCATGGGAGATCCGATCGCTCTCTTCGAACGCGCCCGGGCGGGGGACCGCCGGGCGCTGGCGCGGATGCTCTCCCTGCTGGAGGAAGGCGGGGAGGCGGCGGCCCGGCTGAGCGCCCATCTTTTCCCTTACACCGGGAACGCCTATGTGATCGGGATCACCGGCCCCCCTGGCTCCGGGAAGAGCACGCTGGTGAACGCCCTGGCCCGGGCCTATCGGGAACGGGGAGAGACGGTGGGGATCATCGCCGTGGACCCCACCAGCCCCTTTACCGGCGGCGCCCTGCTCGGGGACCGCATCCGGATGCAGGATGTGGCGATGGATCCGGGGGTTTTCATCCGGAGCATGGCCACCCGGGGCAGCCTGGGCGGGCTGGCCCGGGCGACCCAGGAGGTCCTCCGGGCCCTGGACGCCGTGGGCTTTCAGCGGATCCTGGTGGAGACGGTAGGGGCAGGCCAGGTGGAAGTGGACATCGCCCGCGCGGCTGACACGGTGATCGTGGTGCAGGCTCCCGGCCTGGGGGATGACATCCAGGCGATCAAAGCGGGCATCCTGGAGATCGCGGACATCCTGGTGGTCAACAAGGCGGATCGGGAAGGCGCGGCCGCCACCCTGCATATCCTGCGCTCGATGCTCTCCCTGGGCCAGCCCGCTGTCATCCGTCACCACGGACAGACGATGGCCATCCAGCGGGTGGAGCCGGCCACGGAGGGCTGGACCCCTCCGATCCTGCAGACCGTTGCCCTCTCCGGCCAGGGGATCCCCGAGCTGGTGGAGGCGATCGAGCGCCATCGGACGTATCTGGAGCAGAGCGGGGAAGGGGAGGCCCGACGCCGGCGGCGGGTGGC is drawn from Thermoflexus hugenholtzii and contains these coding sequences:
- the leuC gene encoding 3-isopropylmalate dehydratase large subunit; the encoded protein is MGMTMAEKIIAAHAGVDRVEPGELVEVRVDFVMANDITAALAIREFEKLEVEGVFDRERVAFVADHFVPPPNIKAAEQCQAVRTWARRKGILYFEGGRDGGIEHIVLPEQGLVLPGEIIIGADSHTCTYGALGAFATGVGSTDAAVAMATGRLWLKVPPTMKLFYHGTLRPWVTAKDLILHTIGRIGVDGALYMAMYFTGPVISQLSMDARFTITNMAIEAGAKTGLMDVDEKTLEFVRPRARRPFTVYRDDPDARYEAELDFNVSDWEPAVAVPHLPSNVRPVGELSHIRIDQVFIGSCTNGRIEDLRLAARILQGQRVHPEVRCIIIPGSGAVYRQALAEGLIDIFVEAGAVVGLPSCGPCMGGYSGVLGPGERCVSTTNRNFVGRMGHPTSEVYLANPAVAAASAILGRIASPEEVPAMAVAA
- a CDS encoding 2-isopropylmalate synthase; this translates as MEPDVVRIFDTTLRDGEQSPGATLTVEEKLEIARQLVRLGVDIIEAGFPIASPGDFEAVRRIAREIGPLGKDRPNGPPVIAGLARANKEDIDACWEAVREAPRPRIHVFLATSDIHLQYKLRMTREECLARIREMVAYARRFCEDVEFSPEDAGRTDRDFLMQALTAAVEAGATTLNIPDTVGYTTPEEFGSLFAEIRRRVPGVERVILSAHCHNDLGLATANTLAAIRNGARQVEVTVNGIGERAGNTALEEVVMALHTRRDLFGVRTYIDTTQIYRTSRLVSALTGIPVQPNKAIVGANAFAHEAGIHQDGMLKNPLTYEIMRPETVGVPESRLVLGKHSGRHAFRVRLEQMGYHLSPEAFEEAFRRFKALCDRKKYVTDFDLEALMADFTQSSGQTWRLDTLQVMCGTPAIATATVRLIGPDGEVRLGTGTGNGPVDAAYRAIEAALGVQARLLEFNVHAVTPGRDAMGRVFVQAEDPQSGELAGGFGADTDIVVAAAKAYLNALLRLARAPQGARVELSVPVP
- the ilvC gene encoding ketol-acid reductoisomerase, translated to MARIYYDADADLSRLHGKRIAILGYGSQGHAHAQNLRDSGCDVCVGLYRGSKSWEKAQADGFPVYEVPEAVRRSDVIMMLVPDPAQPALYREAVAPHLAPGKTLMFAHGFNIRFGQIVPPPDVDVSMVAPKSPGHRMREVFREGGGVPALVAVHQDATGQALANALAYAKGLGCTRAGVLETTFAEETETDLFGEQVVLCGGVSHLIKAAFETLIEAGYQPEIAYFECLHELKLIVDLMYQGGLSYMRYSVSDTAEYGDYRSGPRVIDDHVRATMKQILEEIRSGAFAEEWIEENAKGRPWFNAKREEERKHPIEEVGRQLRAMMPWLNPKEVPAG
- the ilvN gene encoding acetolactate synthase small subunit, which produces MPHWLAVTVENSVESLNRVFHLLRRRHLPVSDISVCRTEDPETLRLLIPVDPDRVDPQRVSANLEKLLCVRAIEDWGERPIVVRDMALVKVRAPTETWVEIAQLAEFYRARIVDVGPETLIVEVTGSTEKVDSCIARLQRFGVVEVIRAGPMAMVRGQAEAAPAARMAEAA
- the ilvB gene encoding biosynthetic-type acetolactate synthase large subunit; its protein translation is MAAPAMIQTQAPPRTARRERRRMKTAWAVMEALRREGVEVIFGVPGGASLPLYDALYDNPQIRHVLVRHEQCAVHMAEGYARATGKPGVCFTTSGPGATNLVTGLTDAMMDSTPVVAITGQVPTFFMGGDAFQEADVIGLTMSITKHNWLVKKPAQALEAIHAAFRLATEGRPGPTLVDLPRDVLLTEAEFVFEDPEAFRPARSHRPFPDEALLRQAADMIAQSQRPILYVGGGAIHSGAAPEIRALAEKARIPVTTTLMGLGAFPEDHPYSLKMLGMHGTAYANFAINFSDLIIAVGARFDDRVTGKLSAFAPHARVIHIDIDPAEINKNRKADLALIGDAKQVLRALLPFVRPPDTEAWWRQIQDWKARYPLRYRQGDDVIKPQFAIQMIYELTREHRPIVTLDVGQHQMWAAQFFNWTEPRTCITSGGLGTMGFSLPAAVGAQFGRPDRLVININGDGSFQMTFQALITAVEWRLPIKVFIINNQYLGMVRQWQELFYNRRYSAVHLANPDFARLAEAVGAAGIRVERPDQVEPAIRQALAVTDRPVVVDIRVDPEENCFPMIPSGMTVFDMMIEPGVKAVP